In Edaphobacter dinghuensis, one genomic interval encodes:
- the kdsA gene encoding 3-deoxy-8-phosphooctulonate synthase, whose amino-acid sequence MTNPFDIAGVPVGRGRLFLIAGPCVIESEAHVRKMADSIQRIASDLGVPYIFKASYDKANRTSIKSFRGPGLVEGCRILRAVAKDTGLPVLTDVHTPQDCKDASEALGDVEAVLQIPAFLCRQTDLLIAAAETGRAINVKKGQFVAPWDMRHAVEKIRESGNQRVFLTERGASFGYNNLVVDMRSLPVMRGFAPVVFDGTHSVQTPSAGNGVSGGQPEFIPVLARAAVAAGIDGVFLEVHDNPAQAKSDGANALHLEKLKPVLDQLLAVHQAVSASRV is encoded by the coding sequence GTGACCAATCCATTCGACATTGCCGGCGTGCCTGTAGGTCGCGGCCGACTCTTCCTTATTGCGGGCCCTTGCGTCATTGAGTCTGAGGCTCATGTTCGCAAGATGGCCGACTCCATTCAGCGCATCGCCTCCGATCTTGGCGTGCCCTATATCTTCAAGGCCAGTTACGACAAGGCCAACCGCACCTCGATCAAGAGCTTTCGCGGCCCCGGTCTGGTTGAAGGCTGCCGCATTCTGCGCGCGGTTGCCAAGGACACTGGCCTGCCTGTTCTCACCGATGTGCACACCCCGCAGGATTGCAAGGATGCGAGCGAAGCGCTTGGCGACGTCGAAGCAGTTCTGCAGATTCCTGCTTTTCTCTGCCGCCAGACTGACCTGCTGATCGCTGCGGCCGAGACTGGCCGGGCCATCAATGTGAAGAAGGGCCAGTTTGTGGCTCCGTGGGACATGCGTCACGCTGTTGAGAAGATTCGCGAGAGCGGCAATCAACGAGTCTTCCTTACTGAGCGAGGAGCAAGCTTTGGCTACAACAACCTTGTCGTCGATATGCGCTCGCTGCCGGTGATGCGTGGCTTTGCACCGGTCGTCTTCGACGGTACCCACTCCGTGCAGACGCCGTCTGCCGGGAATGGAGTTTCGGGTGGACAGCCAGAGTTTATCCCTGTGCTTGCGCGTGCGGCTGTAGCTGCCGGGATCGACGGCGTCTTCCTCGAGGTGCATGACAACCCTGCCCAGGCGAAATCGGATGGCGCGAACGCCCTTCACCTTGAGAAGTTGAAACCGGTTCTCGATCAGCTTCTTGCTGTTCATCAGGCGGTAAGCGCGTCCAGGGTTTAG
- a CDS encoding winged helix-turn-helix transcriptional regulator, protein MAVSKKEISACPIDAMLSVIDGRWKGTILWRLSEGPMRTSELHRTIPGITQRMLIRHLHELVQDGILERHQERSTPPCVRYSISKYGLTLLPVLEEICTWGRKHLALQAAG, encoded by the coding sequence ATGGCGGTTTCGAAGAAGGAAATTTCGGCGTGCCCTATTGACGCCATGCTGTCGGTCATCGACGGGCGTTGGAAGGGAACGATTCTGTGGCGGCTGTCAGAGGGACCGATGCGGACCAGTGAGCTGCATCGCACTATCCCCGGGATTACGCAACGCATGTTGATTCGGCACTTGCATGAGTTGGTGCAGGACGGGATTTTAGAGAGGCATCAGGAGAGAAGCACGCCTCCTTGCGTTCGTTACTCAATCTCGAAGTATGGTCTGACGCTATTGCCTGTCTTAGAAGAGATCTGCACGTGGGGACGAAAGCATCTCGCGCTTCAGGCTGCCGGGTGA
- a CDS encoding nucleotidyltransferase family protein has product MEGSADIAAVILAAGASRRLGSPKQLAMLGDETLLERAVRVARAAGCSPVIVVLGAEHQRVSAGCLLGDAITVLHDDWEQGMGSSIALGVQACESKEVAGVVVMTCDQPAVTAEHLRRLMTQPVAKASRYAGRKGVPAFFPAQYFDELKELSGDVGARELLRSAETVELEEGELDVDTPEDLERARKLFGHE; this is encoded by the coding sequence ATGGAAGGTTCGGCGGATATCGCGGCAGTGATACTGGCAGCAGGAGCTTCGCGGCGACTGGGTTCGCCGAAACAGCTTGCGATGCTGGGAGACGAGACCCTGCTTGAGAGAGCGGTACGAGTGGCACGTGCGGCTGGTTGCTCGCCGGTTATTGTTGTGTTGGGTGCAGAGCATCAGCGGGTGTCGGCAGGTTGCCTGTTGGGTGACGCGATAACAGTTCTTCACGATGATTGGGAGCAGGGCATGGGCTCCTCGATTGCACTGGGGGTGCAGGCTTGTGAGAGCAAAGAGGTTGCTGGGGTGGTGGTGATGACCTGTGATCAGCCTGCAGTGACGGCAGAGCATCTGCGGCGGCTGATGACTCAGCCTGTGGCGAAGGCCTCGCGATACGCGGGAAGAAAGGGTGTTCCGGCGTTCTTCCCCGCACAGTATTTTGACGAGTTGAAAGAGTTGAGCGGCGATGTGGGAGCGCGAGAGCTGCTGCGATCTGCCGAGACCGTGGAGCTGGAAGAAGGAGAGCTGGATGTGGACACTCCAGAGGATTTGGAGCGAGCTCGGAAGCTGTTCGGCCACGAGTGA
- a CDS encoding bifunctional helix-turn-helix transcriptional regulator/GNAT family N-acetyltransferase, which yields MEPHPVSTSQQIAAIRRFNRFYTSTIGTLEEGLLKSALSLAEARVLYEIASRNQPTASEIANELNLDMGYLSRILRTFTARKLISRKTSSSDGRQTLLSLTPAGRKEFAALDGRSSQQVQQMIEHLNANQQRQLIGSMSSIESLLNPTATAASSQPYILRSHRAGDMGWIVERHGALYAQEYGWNEHFEALVARIVADFITGYKPKRERCWIAERDGERLGCIFLVKHPEQADVAKLRLLLVEPSARGLGLGKALVNECVSFARTAGYKKITLWTQSILTSAHHIYQQAGFKLVHEAPHHSFGVDLIEQTWDLKLNGR from the coding sequence ATGGAACCACATCCTGTTTCTACTTCTCAGCAGATAGCTGCCATTCGCCGCTTCAATCGCTTTTACACGAGCACCATTGGCACTTTGGAGGAGGGGCTCCTTAAGAGCGCACTCTCGCTTGCCGAGGCCCGGGTCCTTTACGAGATTGCATCTCGCAATCAACCAACCGCCTCAGAGATTGCAAACGAACTCAATCTCGATATGGGGTATCTGAGCCGTATCCTTCGTACCTTTACGGCCCGCAAGCTGATCAGCCGAAAGACCTCCTCTAGCGATGGTCGCCAGACTCTTCTGTCCCTCACTCCGGCTGGCCGAAAGGAGTTTGCTGCCCTTGATGGCCGCTCCAGCCAACAGGTCCAGCAGATGATTGAGCATCTCAACGCTAATCAGCAGCGCCAACTCATCGGCTCCATGTCGTCTATTGAATCATTGCTCAATCCAACGGCCACTGCCGCGTCATCTCAACCCTATATTCTGCGCTCGCATCGTGCCGGAGATATGGGTTGGATCGTTGAGCGCCACGGTGCTCTCTATGCGCAGGAGTATGGATGGAACGAGCACTTTGAAGCGCTGGTTGCGCGCATCGTCGCCGACTTCATCACCGGCTACAAGCCAAAGCGTGAACGCTGCTGGATCGCCGAACGTGATGGCGAACGCCTCGGCTGCATCTTTTTGGTTAAGCATCCCGAACAGGCAGACGTTGCGAAACTCCGTCTACTGTTAGTAGAGCCAAGCGCGCGAGGTCTTGGCCTTGGTAAAGCGCTGGTCAACGAGTGCGTGAGCTTCGCCCGTACTGCGGGGTATAAGAAAATAACGCTGTGGACGCAAAGCATCCTTACTAGTGCTCACCACATCTACCAGCAAGCCGGATTCAAATTGGTACATGAAGCCCCACATCATAGCTTCGGTGTTGATCTGATAGAGCAGACATGGGACCTGAAGCTGAATGGGAGGTAA
- the fdhF gene encoding formate dehydrogenase subunit alpha, producing the protein MKKLLNTPADVAPNTHLSIDGLQVPVHSGEPLIDVLNLYAETRSRKPIPQVCYLPQMGPIQTCDTCMVKVNGELARACGTRAVAGMVVETTGEAVDIAQREAFDRILQNHMLYCTVCDNNNQNCTVHNTTALLDVKHQSRPYTPKPYPQDHSNPFYRYDPDQCILCGRCVESCQSVQVNETLSIDWESDHPRVLWDGGEKIDGSSCVSCGHCVTVCPCNALMEKSMLGHAGYLTNLPGKVLDDMIDVVKAIEPPIGYGPILALSEIESEMRHARVKRTKTVCTYCAVGCSFEVWTRDRHILKIEPSHGPANGISTCIKGKFAWGHINAEDRLTKPLLRDGDTFREIAWDEALDIIEKKFKQVKQDHGPDALAFIASSKCTNEESYLMQKLARAVVGTNNVDNCARYCQNPATMGLQRTVGYGGDSGSIADIEKAGLVLIVGANPAENHPVLATRIKRSHKYRGQRLIVADLRKHEMAERADIFFRPKPATDAVWMNGVARYILDHKLHKPEFIDQWVNHFDAYAKSLEPYTLEYVERITGISQDTLITVANEIAAADGVCILFAMGVTQHCGGSDTATSLSNLLLLTGNYMRPGAGAYPLRGHNNVQGASDLGSMPNVFSGYQKVDDEAVRAKFAADWGVTLPTTTGKDNHQMIDAILVGSLKVLYIKGEDTITSDSNANYVASALSKLEFFVVQDINFSETCRYADLVLPAAASLEKDGTFTSTERRIQRIYKVFDPLGDSKADWEIIQLIANRLGAKWSYKHPSEIMDEVARLTPLLAGVNYERLEGFKSLQWPVAADGKDSPLLFTEKFPFPDGKARFFPVEYLESCEESSDVYDLHLNNGRLLEHFEQGSMTYRTPGIKEITPNSFIEVSPELAAERGITSGRYVQIASQHGKVRVQVLVSSRVQGKQLYMTLNSVTEPVNKTTSSFTDRQTHTPAFKETAVSMTVLPEQGENPLPRRNFRYGTRTPQSGVEVERKWARPDYRLPGTSSADKLVQIKSTTV; encoded by the coding sequence ATGAAAAAGCTGCTTAACACTCCTGCCGACGTTGCACCGAATACGCATCTCAGCATCGACGGGCTTCAGGTTCCTGTTCACTCCGGCGAACCTCTGATTGATGTCCTCAATCTCTATGCCGAGACTCGGAGCCGCAAACCGATTCCGCAGGTCTGCTATTTGCCGCAGATGGGTCCGATTCAGACCTGCGATACCTGCATGGTCAAGGTCAACGGAGAGCTGGCTCGCGCCTGCGGCACACGTGCTGTTGCCGGCATGGTTGTCGAGACTACGGGCGAGGCTGTCGACATCGCCCAGCGCGAAGCCTTCGACCGAATTCTGCAAAATCACATGCTCTATTGCACGGTCTGCGATAACAACAATCAGAACTGCACGGTGCACAACACCACGGCTTTGCTCGATGTGAAGCACCAGTCGCGCCCATATACGCCGAAGCCTTATCCACAGGACCACTCCAATCCGTTTTATCGGTACGATCCTGACCAGTGCATTCTTTGCGGTCGCTGCGTCGAGTCGTGCCAGAGCGTGCAGGTCAACGAGACGCTTTCGATTGACTGGGAGAGTGACCATCCTCGCGTTTTGTGGGATGGCGGCGAAAAGATTGATGGATCAAGCTGTGTCTCCTGCGGACATTGCGTCACTGTCTGCCCCTGCAACGCGCTGATGGAAAAGTCGATGCTCGGCCATGCGGGTTATCTCACCAACCTGCCGGGCAAGGTTCTGGATGACATGATCGACGTCGTCAAGGCGATCGAACCACCTATCGGTTACGGTCCTATTCTTGCGCTCTCTGAGATTGAGTCGGAGATGCGCCATGCTCGCGTGAAGCGCACCAAGACCGTTTGTACGTACTGTGCTGTCGGGTGTTCTTTTGAGGTCTGGACGCGCGACCGTCACATCCTTAAGATCGAGCCGAGTCATGGACCGGCGAATGGAATCTCTACCTGCATCAAGGGTAAGTTTGCCTGGGGCCACATCAATGCAGAAGACCGCCTGACCAAGCCGCTGCTGCGCGATGGCGATACCTTTCGCGAGATCGCGTGGGACGAGGCGCTCGACATCATCGAGAAGAAGTTTAAGCAGGTGAAGCAAGACCATGGCCCGGACGCGCTCGCTTTTATTGCTTCTTCGAAGTGCACCAACGAAGAGAGCTATCTGATGCAGAAGCTCGCGCGTGCTGTTGTCGGAACGAACAACGTCGACAATTGCGCCCGGTACTGTCAGAACCCGGCAACGATGGGGTTGCAGCGGACGGTTGGCTATGGTGGCGACTCTGGTTCTATTGCCGATATTGAAAAGGCCGGCCTTGTTCTCATCGTGGGAGCTAACCCGGCGGAGAACCATCCTGTCCTTGCCACTCGCATCAAGCGTAGCCACAAATACCGCGGTCAGAGGCTGATCGTCGCCGATCTGCGCAAGCACGAGATGGCCGAGCGCGCCGATATCTTCTTTCGCCCCAAGCCTGCTACCGATGCGGTCTGGATGAACGGCGTCGCCCGGTACATTCTTGACCACAAGCTGCACAAGCCTGAGTTTATCGACCAGTGGGTCAATCACTTCGATGCGTACGCCAAATCGCTTGAACCTTACACGCTTGAATATGTCGAGCGCATCACGGGCATCTCGCAGGATACGCTGATCACCGTTGCCAATGAGATCGCCGCTGCTGACGGCGTTTGCATTCTCTTTGCTATGGGCGTGACGCAGCACTGTGGTGGTTCCGACACCGCTACCAGCCTCTCGAATCTTCTGCTGCTGACGGGTAACTACATGCGTCCGGGCGCGGGTGCCTATCCTCTGCGCGGGCACAACAATGTTCAGGGAGCCAGCGATCTCGGCTCGATGCCGAATGTGTTTTCCGGTTATCAGAAGGTAGACGATGAGGCTGTCAGGGCCAAGTTTGCTGCGGACTGGGGAGTGACATTGCCTACGACGACCGGCAAGGACAATCACCAGATGATCGACGCCATCCTCGTTGGCAGTCTGAAGGTGCTTTACATCAAAGGCGAAGACACAATCACCTCGGACTCGAATGCCAACTACGTCGCCAGCGCGCTGAGCAAGCTGGAGTTCTTCGTCGTGCAGGACATTAATTTCTCTGAGACCTGCCGTTATGCGGACCTGGTTCTTCCTGCAGCTGCTTCGCTCGAAAAAGACGGCACCTTCACCAGTACCGAACGCCGTATTCAGCGCATCTACAAGGTGTTTGATCCGCTGGGAGATTCGAAGGCCGACTGGGAGATCATTCAGTTGATCGCCAACCGTTTGGGCGCCAAGTGGAGTTACAAGCATCCCTCCGAGATCATGGATGAGGTTGCGCGGCTTACGCCTCTGCTTGCGGGTGTGAACTATGAGCGGCTTGAAGGCTTCAAAAGCCTGCAGTGGCCGGTTGCCGCGGATGGCAAAGATTCACCGCTGCTCTTTACAGAAAAGTTTCCATTTCCTGACGGGAAGGCCCGCTTCTTTCCTGTCGAATATCTCGAGTCTTGCGAAGAGTCGAGCGATGTCTACGATCTTCACCTCAACAACGGCCGCCTGCTCGAGCACTTCGAGCAGGGCAGTATGACCTATCGCACCCCCGGCATCAAAGAGATCACGCCCAACAGCTTCATCGAGGTCTCCCCCGAGCTTGCTGCCGAACGCGGCATAACCAGCGGTCGCTATGTGCAGATTGCCTCGCAACACGGAAAGGTGCGCGTGCAGGTCCTTGTCTCCAGTCGCGTTCAGGGCAAGCAGCTCTACATGACCCTCAACTCGGTAACAGAGCCGGTCAACAAAACTACCAGCAGCTTTACCGATCGTCAGACACACACGCCCGCCTTCAAGGAGACCGCTGTCAGCATGACCGTTCTGCCTGAGCAAGGCGAGAATCCGCTACCGCGCCGCAACTTCCGCTACGGCACGCGAACGCCGCAGAGCGGGGTCGAGGTCGAACGCAAGTGGGCGCGGCCTGACTATCGCCTGCCCGGAACCTCGTCTGCCGATAAACTCGTCCAGATAAAATCCACTACGGTATAA
- a CDS encoding XdhC family protein — translation MRERRQIVRLWRQGNAAVLVTLVRVAGSSYRQVGARLLLDTKGKYAGTISGGCLETELTRKAAWMVRDGATVERYSTAFDDTEEIPFGLGCGGIVDLLVEPAESLECRALMEAMEDSLRGNEATVVTWLPGEGKELRRVIFGSDGGVVFASAGLDQETINSARGLLAGGRYEGRFVEELRAPQRLFMLGAGDDARPLVSMASLLGWSVIVADGRAQLARAERFAEAERVVTLGEAGASELGIRRSDAVVLMTHSYEQDREILASLLPMAPGYVGLLGARHRSSLLVSEAASRLGWTVAECCELIHAPVGLDLGGEGPEAIALAVIAEVQAYCQGKIGISRRLTAESIARQIELGGASRYLQMQCAMEQ, via the coding sequence ATGAGGGAGCGGCGGCAGATCGTTCGGCTATGGCGGCAGGGCAATGCTGCGGTGCTGGTGACACTGGTCAGGGTGGCGGGATCGAGTTATCGGCAGGTAGGGGCGCGTCTGCTGCTCGACACCAAAGGGAAGTACGCAGGAACGATCAGCGGAGGGTGTCTCGAGACGGAGTTGACTCGCAAGGCGGCGTGGATGGTGCGAGACGGGGCAACGGTGGAGCGATACTCCACCGCATTCGATGACACGGAAGAGATTCCGTTTGGATTGGGCTGCGGAGGGATCGTCGATCTGCTGGTAGAGCCGGCGGAGAGCCTGGAGTGTCGCGCTCTGATGGAGGCTATGGAAGATTCGCTGCGCGGCAATGAGGCCACCGTCGTGACGTGGCTGCCGGGAGAAGGGAAGGAGTTGCGGCGGGTGATCTTCGGCTCCGATGGTGGGGTTGTCTTTGCGAGTGCGGGGTTGGACCAGGAGACGATTAACAGCGCGAGGGGGCTGCTGGCGGGAGGAAGATACGAGGGGCGGTTTGTGGAGGAACTGCGTGCTCCGCAACGTCTGTTTATGCTGGGTGCGGGAGACGATGCCAGGCCGCTGGTGAGTATGGCTTCTTTGCTGGGCTGGAGTGTGATTGTAGCGGATGGAAGAGCGCAGCTGGCGCGAGCGGAGCGGTTTGCCGAGGCGGAGCGGGTGGTGACACTCGGCGAGGCAGGAGCTTCGGAACTTGGTATAAGGCGAAGTGACGCGGTGGTTCTGATGACGCATAGCTATGAGCAGGATCGGGAGATTCTGGCGTCGCTGTTGCCGATGGCGCCGGGATATGTCGGGTTGTTGGGTGCCCGGCATCGCAGCAGCCTGTTGGTGAGCGAGGCTGCGTCGAGGCTTGGCTGGACGGTGGCTGAGTGCTGCGAGTTGATTCACGCTCCGGTGGGGCTCGACCTGGGGGGCGAGGGTCCGGAGGCGATTGCGCTGGCAGTGATTGCAGAGGTGCAGGCGTACTGCCAGGGCAAGATAGGGATCTCACGGCGGCTGACGGCAGAGAGCATAGCGCGGCAGATAGAACTGGGTGGGGCTTCGCGGTATCTGCAGATGCAGTGCGCGATGGAACAGTGA
- a CDS encoding DUF1772 domain-containing protein, translating into MLIGTELAVSVFINPVLQKLDDRAHAKAISLFATRLGHAMPFWYGFSLVLLITETIAKRHESGSTLLIAASAIWLAVILLSVLVLVPINNRMMQLDAKSFPEEAQREHRRWTNLHHLRVAALVVAMICFLLAAHQ; encoded by the coding sequence TTGCTGATTGGCACCGAGCTTGCCGTATCCGTCTTCATCAACCCGGTGCTGCAAAAACTTGATGACCGCGCACACGCCAAAGCAATCAGCCTGTTTGCAACCCGGCTCGGCCATGCAATGCCCTTCTGGTATGGGTTCAGCCTGGTGCTTCTCATCACTGAAACCATCGCCAAGCGCCACGAATCCGGCAGCACTTTGTTAATCGCAGCCAGCGCCATCTGGCTTGCCGTGATCCTCCTTAGCGTGCTCGTTCTCGTGCCCATCAATAACCGAATGATGCAGCTCGATGCCAAATCCTTTCCCGAAGAAGCGCAGCGCGAGCACAGAAGATGGACTAACCTTCACCACCTGCGAGTGGCAGCCCTCGTTGTAGCGATGATTTGCTTTCTTCTCGCAGCACATCAGTGA
- a CDS encoding DUF1641 domain-containing protein has product MANPITFKPLPVDPHLELERRLHAAPREHAEALLVVYDILQAAHDNGLLDTAHGLVSARDAIFGKLAEYAKTPEGEAGIRNVLASAKIVAALDSETLDRLSRSIAEASQQHGQEQKPPSLWQLFKRASSEDGRRGLSFLTLLLSGLGKSLKRP; this is encoded by the coding sequence ATGGCCAATCCGATCACCTTCAAGCCGCTTCCCGTCGATCCACATCTCGAGCTGGAGCGTCGGCTGCATGCCGCTCCGCGCGAGCATGCAGAGGCACTGCTTGTGGTCTACGACATCTTGCAGGCGGCTCACGACAATGGCTTGCTCGATACTGCGCATGGTCTCGTGAGTGCCCGAGACGCCATCTTTGGCAAGCTCGCTGAGTATGCGAAGACGCCGGAGGGAGAGGCCGGCATCCGCAATGTACTGGCGTCTGCCAAGATCGTCGCTGCGCTTGATTCTGAGACTCTGGATCGGCTGTCGAGGTCGATTGCTGAGGCATCGCAGCAGCACGGGCAGGAGCAGAAGCCGCCCAGCCTCTGGCAGCTCTTCAAACGCGCCAGCAGCGAGGATGGTCGTCGCGGCCTGTCTTTTCTTACGCTTCTGCTATCGGGCCTTGGCAAGTCACTCAAGAGGCCATAG